CCGATCCCGTCGACGTGCTCTTCGGCACACAGCTCGGCGGAGGCACCGACATCAACCGGGCGATCGCCTACAGCCAGGGCCTCATCACCCGACCGGCGGACTCCCTCTTCGTCCTCATCAGCGACCTCTACGAGGGCGGCGTGCGCGACGAGATGCTCCGTCGCGTGAGCGCCATGACCGCCGCCGGGGTCCAGGTCGTGGTGCTGCTCGCGCTGTCCGACAGCGGCGCGCCCTCCTACGACCGGGAGAACGCCGCAGCCCTCGCGGCGCTCGGCATCCCCGCGTTCGCCTGCACACCGGACGCGTTCCCCGAGCTGCTCGCCGTCGCGCTCGCCAAGGGCGACGTCGGCGCGTGGGCGCAGTCGGCGACCGGCGCACAGACGGGCTGAGCCAGGCTGGGACGGGCTGAGACGGGCTGAGACGACGACCGGACGTGACCCAGGCAGTCGGGTCACGTCCGGTCGTCGTCTCCGGCCGACGGTCGGCTCAGGCCGGTGGTCGCCGGCCGGCCGGGTCGATCAGCGGAGGCTGATCAGCCGAGGTCGATCAGCTGAACCAGGTACCGCCGTTGACGTCCATGAGCGTGCCCGTCTGGAACGAGGCCTGCTCGGAGACGAGGAAGAGCGTCGCCGCGGCGACGTCGCTCGGGCGGCCGGCGCGGCCGACCGGGGTCCCGGCGACGGCGGCCTTCTGGCCGGCCTCCGGGGTGAAGGTCGCGTGGAACGGGGTGTCGCCGATGAATCCGGGCGCGATCGCGTTGACCGTGATGCCCCGACCACCGAGCTCCTTGGCGAGACCGCGGGTGAAGCCCTCGATCGCGGACTTCGACGCCGCGTACGCGACCGCTCCGGCGCCGCCACCGTTCTGACCGGCCTGCGAGCCGATCGTGACGATCCGGCCGCCGTCGGGCATGTCGCGCAGGGCTGCCCGCGTGACGTAGAACGCCGAGGAGAGGTTCACGTCCATGACCGCGTGCCAGTGCTCGTCGGTCATCTCGACGAGCGGGACGCGTGCCACGAGGCCACCGGCGTTGTTCACGACGATGTCGATGCCGCCGCCGAGCACCTCGACGGCCTGGGCCACGACGCTGTCGACGGATGCGCTGTCGGTCGCGTCGAGCGCGAACGCCGCGCTGCGACGTCCGAGGCTGGTGATCTCTTCCGCGACGTCGGAGCCGTCGTGGCTGCGGTACGTGATGACGACGTCTGCGCCGGCGCGGGCGAGCTGCAGCGCGATCTCCTTGCCGATCCCGGTGCCTCCCCCGGTGACGAGGGCGCGGTGGCCTGTGAGGTCGATCGTCAGGTCTGTCATAGATTGTCTCCTGGT
This sequence is a window from Sanguibacter antarcticus. Protein-coding genes within it:
- a CDS encoding SDR family NAD(P)-dependent oxidoreductase; this translates as MTDLTIDLTGHRALVTGGGTGIGKEIALQLARAGADVVITYRSHDGSDVAEEITSLGRRSAAFALDATDSASVDSVVAQAVEVLGGGIDIVVNNAGGLVARVPLVEMTDEHWHAVMDVNLSSAFYVTRAALRDMPDGGRIVTIGSQAGQNGGGAGAVAYAASKSAIEGFTRGLAKELGGRGITVNAIAPGFIGDTPFHATFTPEAGQKAAVAGTPVGRAGRPSDVAAATLFLVSEQASFQTGTLMDVNGGTWFS